In one window of Hymenobacter nivis DNA:
- a CDS encoding glycosyl hydrolase family 18 protein, with the protein MNPKHSLRWALVAMLLALGVPARAQFRVVGYLPAWRGEVNPAQLAHLTHVNYAFLLPTATGGLQPLENPAKLRRLVAAAHAAKVRVLVSVGGWHDGDHSAFDAIGANADYITAFTANLMQFAAAYQLDGIDIDWEHPDASTAAGYGALMQALAAQLHPRGLLLTAAVAGGTWAGPGIPSIVFSNVDFLNIMAYDAPPPAHSTYEGAVETLAYWKGRGLPATKAVLGLPFYGQPTGEAFAALVARGAPPSADLFGGVGYNGLPTIARKTNLAFDQGSGVMIWELTQDAAGANSLLTTIARVMAQRTQAGAPAR; encoded by the coding sequence ATGAACCCGAAACATTCGCTGCGTTGGGCCCTGGTGGCGATGCTGCTGGCGCTGGGGGTCCCGGCGCGGGCCCAGTTCCGGGTAGTGGGCTACCTGCCGGCCTGGCGCGGCGAGGTGAACCCCGCGCAGCTCGCCCACCTCACCCACGTCAACTACGCCTTTTTGCTACCCACGGCCACCGGTGGCCTTCAGCCCCTCGAAAACCCCGCCAAGCTGCGACGCCTGGTGGCGGCGGCCCACGCCGCCAAGGTGCGGGTGCTGGTGTCAGTGGGCGGCTGGCACGACGGCGACCACAGCGCCTTCGACGCCATCGGGGCCAACGCGGATTACATTACTGCCTTCACGGCCAATCTGATGCAGTTTGCCGCCGCGTACCAGCTCGACGGCATCGACATTGATTGGGAGCACCCCGATGCCAGCACCGCCGCCGGCTACGGGGCCCTCATGCAGGCCCTGGCGGCCCAGCTGCACCCCCGCGGCCTGCTCCTGACGGCGGCCGTGGCCGGGGGCACCTGGGCGGGGCCCGGCATTCCCAGCATCGTGTTCAGTAACGTTGATTTTCTGAACATTATGGCCTACGATGCGCCCCCGCCCGCACATTCCACCTATGAGGGGGCGGTGGAAACGCTGGCCTACTGGAAGGGCCGCGGCCTACCGGCCACCAAAGCCGTGCTGGGCTTGCCCTTTTACGGCCAGCCCACCGGCGAAGCATTCGCGGCCCTAGTGGCCCGGGGGGCCCCGCCCAGCGCCGACCTGTTCGGCGGCGTGGGCTACAACGGCCTGCCCACCATCGCGCGCAAAACCAACCTGGCCTTCGACCAGGGCAGCGGCGTGATGATTTGGGAGCTGACGCAGGACGCGGCCGGTGCCAACTCCTTGCTCACAACTATTGCCCGGGTAATGGCACAGCGCACCCAGGCGGGGGCCCCGGCGCGCTAG